In Actinoplanes lobatus, the DNA window CATTGCGGCTCCCCAGCATCTTCTCGACGTACTTGGCGATCACGTCGACCTCGAGGTTGACCGGATCGCCGATGGCCTTGCTGCCCAGCACGGTCAGCTTCGAGGTGGCCGGGATCATCCCGATCGCGAAGCTGTCCCCGTCGACCGCCATGACGGTGAGCGAAACCCCGTCCACGGTGATCGACCCCTTCTCCACCACGTATTTCGCCAGCTCGGGCGGCAGCGAGAAACGCACCACCTCCCACTGGTCGGCGGGCTCGCGGGCGATGATCCGCGCCACTCCGTCCACGTGCCCCTGCACCAGGTGGCCGCCGAGGCGGCTGCCCAGGGCGGCGGCCCGCTCCAGGTTCACGTTGCTGCCCGTCCGGAGAGCCCCCAGCGAGGTCCGCCGCAGCGTCTCGCCCATCACATCCGCGGTGAACACCCCGTCGACGTTGTCGATCACGGTCAGACAACAGCCGTTCACCGAGATCGAGTCGCCGTGCCGCGCGTCCGAGGTGACCAGCGGGCCCCGGACGGCGATGACCGCCGAGTCCTCGCTGCCCTCGGTCAGGCGCACTACCTCGCCCAGTTCCTCGACGATTCCGGTGAACATTCAGGACTCCTTCGGATGCGGGGTCGCGATGAAACGCAGATCGCCACCGATCTGCGTTATGTCGGTGAAGTCCAGTTCGACGGCGTCGGCGATGGTGCCGACACCGGCGTCGAGCAGGGCGGTCCGGCCCGCCCCGAGCAGCTTCGGCGCGACGTAGCCGATTACCCGATCGACCAGTCCGGCGCCGAGGAAAGCGCCGGCGAGTGTGGGGCCGCCCTCCAGCAGCACGTTGCGGACGCCCTTCGCATACAGCCCGGCGAGCAGCGCGGACAGATCGACGCGGCCGTCCGGCCCGGCGCCGACCGCGGCCGTCGTGACGATCCAGGTGGGTGCGGCAGCGTCACGCACGCGGGCGTTCTCCGGGGTACGCCCGCCGGAGTCGACGACCACACGCAGCGGCTGCTTGATGGCGAGGGTGCCGTCCCGCAGGTCACGGACGGTCAGCTGGGGGTCGTCGGCCACCACCGTGCCGACGCCGGCGACGATCGCGTCCACGGTGCCGCGCAGCACGTGCACGTCGGCCCGGGACTCGGCCGAGGAGATCCACTGGCTGGTGCCGTCCGCCGCTGCCGACCGCCCGTCCAGGGTCGCCGCGTACTTCCAGGTCACGTAGGGCCGGCTCCGGCGCACCGCGGTCAGCCAGGCGACGTTCCCCTTCTCCGCCTCGGCCCGCCGCACCCCGGTGACCACCTCGATGCCGGCCGCCCGCAGGGTCGCCGCGCCGCCCGCCGCCACCGGCGTCGGATCGTCCACCGCGATGACCACCCGGCGCACCCCGGCGCCGATCAGCGCCTCCGAGCACGGCCCGGTCCGGCCGGTGTGGTTGCACGGCTCGAGCGTCACCACGCAGGTGCCGCCGCGGGCGCGCTCCCCGGCCTGTGCCAGCGCCACGATCTCCGCGTGCGGGCCGCCGGCGTACGCGTGGAAGCCCTCGCCCACCACGTCGCCGTCCGGGCCGAGCAGGAGGCAGCCGACCACCGGGTTCGGGCTGGTGGTTCCGAGGCCCCGGGCGGCCAGCGCGACAGCGCGGCTCATCGCCTCGTCCTCGGTCACCATCTCCGGGTCCTCTCACGCGGAACGGTCACGCGCCGAGAAGAGTGGGAGAAAACGACAAGAATCGGACAGCAAGAGTACGCTTCGCGCACCCCGGCCGCATCGCACCGACAAAGGCGCGACCGTCCGATTCCGCGCGCTGTCTCCCATCCGGACTGTCTGACCAGCTTTCGCCGATCAACCGTCGGCCCTGGAGTCACACCAGGTCCACCGGCTGCCGTGGTGCGGGCAGCCGGGTCGCGGGCTTACCGGCACGGGTGTGCCGGATCACCGCCGGTTCGGAATTTCACCGAGTCCCGCCAGCGCGTGGTGGGTCAACCCCGAGTCTTGCACGATGACGAGATTTTGCCACCTCCCCCGCGACCTACTTCACATCGCAGCGCTCACCCGCAAGCTGGGGTAGACACTGTCTACACGGCTTGGTAGACAGTGTCTATGGACCTGGACCAGGGACTCCGCGCCCGGCTCGTCGAGGTCGGCGTCGAGCTTTTGCAAGCCGAGGGGCACACCGCCCTGTCGCTACGGGAGATCGCCCGGCGGGCCGGCGTGTCGCACGGCGCCCCCCGGCGCTACTTCCCCACCCATCTCTCGTTGCTCTCCGCGATCGCCCGGGCCGGCTTCACCGCCCTGGCCACCGAGGTCGACACCGCCCTCACCGCGGCCCCGCCCGACCCCCGCGCCCGCGTCGTCGCGCTGTCCCGGGCGTACACCGGCTTCGCCGCGACCCGGCGCGGCATGTTCGAGCTGATGTTCCGGCACGACCTGCTCCAGAGCGGCTACCTCGGGCTGCGCGAGGCCGGCCTACCACTGTTCCGGCTGCTCACCGGCCTGATCGCGGAGGCCCGGCCGGACGCCGGCCAACCGCCCGAGGTCACCGCCGGTGTGCTCTGGGCGGCCCTGCACGGCATGGCCGAGCTGCGCAACTGGGGCAGCCTCCAACTGGCCACCGGCGCCTCCGACCCGGCCCCGTTCCTCGATGCCATCCTCACCGCCCACCTGGGCCCGGCCCCGTCCGATCACGCCGACCACACCGCCCACCGCACCGCCCATCTGGGCCCCGACTCGGGAGATGACCCGGCATGACCCGCACCCCGCCGCTGTACGCGATGACGAAGGGCACCCTCGGCGCCCTCGCCCGGACCGTGTGGCGGCCCACCGTCACCGGGCTGGAGCACCTGCCCCGGGACACCGGCGCCATCCTCTGCCCCAATCACCTGGCCATCGCCGACCAGATCTTCCTGGGCATCAGCACACCGCGGCACATCACGTTCTGGGCCAAGGCGGAGTATTTCAACACCCCCGGCCTGCGTGGTGGCCTGAACCGGCGGGTGGTGTCCGGCATGGGCGCCATCCCGGTCGAACGGGCCGGCGGGCGGGCGGTGCTGGACGCCTTCGCCTCCGCCGTACCGGTGCTGCGCTCCGGCGGCCTGGTCACCGTCTTCCCCGAGGGCACCCGCTCGCCGGACGGCCGGCTCTACCGGGGCCGCACCGGCGCGGTCCGGCTCGCCGCCCAGGCGGGTGTGCCGATCATCCCGGTCGGCATCACCGGCACCGACCGCATCCGGCCGGCCGGCTCCCGGTTCCCCCGGCCCGTCCCGATCACGATCACGTTCGGCCCCGCCCTGCCGGAGGCCGGGCACGCCACCGGACCCCGCGACTTCCGGGCCCACACCGACGAGGTGATCCGCCGCATCCAGGCGCTGACCGGCCAGGAGTACGTGCCCGCCTACGCCCGCTGACCCGTCACTCCGCCTCGCTGCGCCGGCGGTCGATCGCCACGTACGACCCCGGCTGGGACTTCGCCACCTTCTTCATCTCCGAGGCGACCCCGATCACCACCCGCGGATCGGCGAACCGGCGCCCGTCGTTGGTCGCCTGGGCCACCCCGATGGAGAGCGTGACCAGCGCGGCCTTCTGCTTGTTGCCTCGCCGGTCGGGCACCTCGATGTAGCCGCGCCGGGCGTCCTCCGGCTCGTACAGCCGGTCGGCGGCGGCCTCGAAGTCGGTCACCGTCCGCTGGGTGAGCGGCAGCACCTGGTCCGGATGGCAGATGAAGACGAAGTCGTCACCGCCGATGTGGCCCAGGAAGATCGACGGCTTGCCGGTCTGCGCGCTGGCCCGTTGCAGGCTGCGGGCCAGCGCGATGATGAACTCGTCGCCACGGTCGAACCCGTACACGTCGTTGACGCTCTTGAACCGGTCGACGTCGATGTAACCGACCGAGTAGTCGCCGCCGCTGCGCATCCGGTCACCGATCTCCCGGCGCACCCGCGCGTTGCCGGGCAGGCCGGTCAGCGGCGACACCTCCCGGGCGTCCTTGTGGCGCCGCAGCGTGGTGGTCACCCGGGCGAGCAGCTCGGCCGTGTCGAACGGCTTCACCAGGTAGTCGTCGGCGCCGGTGGTGAGCCCGAAGACCTTGTCCACGGTCATGCTCTTGGCGGTCAGCATGATCACCGGAAGGGCCGAGGTGAGCGGCTCGGCGCGCAGTTGCTGGATCAGCTCGACGCCGTCCATCCGCGGCATCATCCAGTCCACCACGGCCAGTGACGGCCGGTGCGTCTCCAGCAGCTCGAGCGCCTCCTGCCCGTCCCGGGCCCGGATCACCTCGAAGCCGTGCACCTTGAGGTTGAACTCGACGAAGCTGGCGATGTCCTGGTCGTCGTCGACGACCAGGATCAGGTCAGGACCCTCGTCCGGGTCGAGTTCCGGGTCGGGGCTCTCGGGGAGTCGCGACTCAGCCGTGCTCATCAGACCTTTCCTGCCGTGCCGGAGGTAAAGCTAGATTCTGGCCACAACGGGCCGATCACGCCAGCCCCATCCGGCCCGCGGCCAGACCGCGCAATTTCCGGATCGCCTCGGCCGGGTCGGCGGCGCCGTAGACCGCGGTGCCCGCCACGAAGGCGTCCGCGCCGGCCTCGGCGGCCTGCTCGATGGTGTCGGCCGCGATGCCGCCGTCCACCTCGATCCGGATCTCCAGGTCGTTGACCTCGGCCCGGCGGCGCACGTCCCGAACCTTGTCCAGCATCTCCGGCATGAACGCCTGACCGCCGAAACCCGCCTTGATCGTCATGATCAGGATGGTGTCCAGGTACGGCAGCAACTCCAGGTACGGCTCCACCGGAGTGTCCCGGTCGATGGCCAGCCCGGCCTTGGCGCCCGCCGCCCGCAGTGTCTTCGCCAGCGCCACCGGGTCGTCGCACGCCTCGGCGTGGAAGGTCACGTTGTAGGCGCCCGCCTCCGCATACCCCGGCGCCCAACGCTGCGGGTCGGTGATCATCAGGTGCACGTCGAACGGGATGGTCGTCGCCTTACGCAGGCTCTGCACCACCGGCAGGCCGATCGTGAGGTTCGGCACGAAGTGGTTGTCCATGACATCCACGTGCACCCAGTCGGCCGCTCCCTCGATGGCGTGCACCTCCTGCCCGAGGCGGGAGAAGTCGGAGGCG includes these proteins:
- the rpe gene encoding ribulose-phosphate 3-epimerase gives rise to the protein MERSPIIAPSILASDFSRLGQEVHAIEGAADWVHVDVMDNHFVPNLTIGLPVVQSLRKATTIPFDVHLMITDPQRWAPGYAEAGAYNVTFHAEACDDPVALAKTLRAAGAKAGLAIDRDTPVEPYLELLPYLDTILIMTIKAGFGGQAFMPEMLDKVRDVRRRAEVNDLEIRIEVDGGIAADTIEQAAEAGADAFVAGTAVYGAADPAEAIRKLRGLAAGRMGLA
- the ribD gene encoding bifunctional diaminohydroxyphosphoribosylaminopyrimidine deaminase/5-amino-6-(5-phosphoribosylamino)uracil reductase RibD, producing the protein MVTEDEAMSRAVALAARGLGTTSPNPVVGCLLLGPDGDVVGEGFHAYAGGPHAEIVALAQAGERARGGTCVVTLEPCNHTGRTGPCSEALIGAGVRRVVIAVDDPTPVAAGGAATLRAAGIEVVTGVRRAEAEKGNVAWLTAVRRSRPYVTWKYAATLDGRSAAADGTSQWISSAESRADVHVLRGTVDAIVAGVGTVVADDPQLTVRDLRDGTLAIKQPLRVVVDSGGRTPENARVRDAAAPTWIVTTAAVGAGPDGRVDLSALLAGLYAKGVRNVLLEGGPTLAGAFLGAGLVDRVIGYVAPKLLGAGRTALLDAGVGTIADAVELDFTDITQIGGDLRFIATPHPKES
- a CDS encoding lysophospholipid acyltransferase family protein; the protein is MTRTPPLYAMTKGTLGALARTVWRPTVTGLEHLPRDTGAILCPNHLAIADQIFLGISTPRHITFWAKAEYFNTPGLRGGLNRRVVSGMGAIPVERAGGRAVLDAFASAVPVLRSGGLVTVFPEGTRSPDGRLYRGRTGAVRLAAQAGVPIIPVGITGTDRIRPAGSRFPRPVPITITFGPALPEAGHATGPRDFRAHTDEVIRRIQALTGQEYVPAYAR
- a CDS encoding TetR/AcrR family transcriptional regulator yields the protein MDLDQGLRARLVEVGVELLQAEGHTALSLREIARRAGVSHGAPRRYFPTHLSLLSAIARAGFTALATEVDTALTAAPPDPRARVVALSRAYTGFAATRRGMFELMFRHDLLQSGYLGLREAGLPLFRLLTGLIAEARPDAGQPPEVTAGVLWAALHGMAELRNWGSLQLATGASDPAPFLDAILTAHLGPAPSDHADHTAHRTAHLGPDSGDDPA
- a CDS encoding riboflavin synthase, with protein sequence MFTGIVEELGEVVRLTEGSEDSAVIAVRGPLVTSDARHGDSISVNGCCLTVIDNVDGVFTADVMGETLRRTSLGALRTGSNVNLERAAALGSRLGGHLVQGHVDGVARIIAREPADQWEVVRFSLPPELAKYVVEKGSITVDGVSLTVMAVDGDSFAIGMIPATSKLTVLGSKAIGDPVNLEVDVIAKYVEKMLGSRNV
- a CDS encoding GGDEF domain-containing response regulator, whose translation is MSTAESRLPESPDPELDPDEGPDLILVVDDDQDIASFVEFNLKVHGFEVIRARDGQEALELLETHRPSLAVVDWMMPRMDGVELIQQLRAEPLTSALPVIMLTAKSMTVDKVFGLTTGADDYLVKPFDTAELLARVTTTLRRHKDAREVSPLTGLPGNARVRREIGDRMRSGGDYSVGYIDVDRFKSVNDVYGFDRGDEFIIALARSLQRASAQTGKPSIFLGHIGGDDFVFICHPDQVLPLTQRTVTDFEAAADRLYEPEDARRGYIEVPDRRGNKQKAALVTLSIGVAQATNDGRRFADPRVVIGVASEMKKVAKSQPGSYVAIDRRRSEAE